The following nucleotide sequence is from Basilea psittacipulmonis DSM 24701.
CATCTTACGGAAGTTAGTTTCGTAAATACCGCCTGGATAGCCAGTATGACGGAAGTATTTCTTATCGTCCTGTTTACGACCAGTTACTTTCAATTCAGATGCATTAATGATGACGATGTAGTCACCTGTATCAACGTGTGGTGTGAATTCAGGTTTATGTTTACCACGTAAACGGCGTGCAACTTCGCTGGCTACACGACCCAAAACCTTGCCTTTAGCATCGATCACAAACCATTCACGTTTTGCTTCATGGGGTTTTGCCACAAAGGTTTTCATGGATGATTCCTTTAAAAAAAATTAAAAAAAACTCATCAAGCTTTTATCAATAAGCCGTATGAGAAAAACTATTCTAACCCAAATTACAAAAAATCACAACAACATATTAAAATATCGTTATTTTTTCACCAAAAAGTGTCTTAAAACCACACTGTTTTTGAACCATCAAACCAAGCATATTCACTGGCACATTCATCATCTTTGATTGATCACTGAAGCAAAGTTAAATCAGTTCCTATATCAACCACCGTATGAGCCACCACG
It contains:
- the rplM gene encoding 50S ribosomal protein L13: MKTFVAKPHEAKREWFVIDAKGKVLGRVASEVARRLRGKHKPEFTPHVDTGDYIVIINASELKVTGRKQDDKKYFRHTGYPGGIYETNFRKMQERFPGRALEKAVKGMLPKGPLGYAMIKKLKIYAGAEHPHAAQQPQPLDI